A segment of the Pseudoalteromonas piscicida genome:
AGTAAGTCATGTGAGCTTCGCCGCGTATTCAAAGGTGGAAAAGGTAGATGCTGATAAACCTCTGTATGTAGGTCGTGATGATGGTTCAGTTGGTGCTTGGTGTTATCGTTATAATGGTATGTACCTAAGAGGTGGTGGACTTAAATACCGATTTATCAAAAATTGGAAAGGAGATGTATCTTATCATGATGGGAATGATAACTTGCGAAGAGAATTAACAGAGGCTAGCTTTGCCAATAGTTCTGTTCGTTGGTACGCAGAGCCAATTCCATTTGCCGAGCGTTTAGCCCCAACACTAAGCTCAATCCCTTACGCAAACCATCCATATACACCACCAACAGCTTAAAGGAATCACAATGGAAATTAAAACCTTAAAAATCGGTGATGATGAACTTATCAATGTGCCGGCAGATGAAAAAACATTGGCAGATTTGGGTGTCGCGAGTGCTGATATTCCGGGCATTTTAGCTGAGGCAAAGCAGGCTCAGCTTGCAGCGCAATGTATGCACGCTAGAAGTTTTGCTTACCAGTGCGAGTCAGATGGTCTTGCCTTCGATTACTTAGCGGCAATGGCCGAATTTGGTGAAGCGAGTGAAGCAGCACAAGCGGCAAAAACCGCGTGGCTGCAAGCGCGAAGCACCATTAAAAATCGCTATCCAAAACCGTAATAACACCAAGCTACAACGACTTTAGGCTATTAAGCCCACCATTCGGTGGGCTTTTTTATGCCTGATTTACCGCTGAGATAACACTCAGTATTCCTTTTATAAATTGTATTAACCATATGGAGAAAAAATATGGCATTAGAACAAGATATTGCCAAATTGATTGAGGCGTCAAACGACCTCACCGCAACCGTCGATAATAAAATTCAAGATATTACGGCGAAATTAGATGCGAAAAGAGCAGAGGTCGATGCCCGCTTGCAAGCTAAAGAGCAGGCTGTGGACGCAAAAATTATGAGTTTCCAACGAGCTTTGCCTTTAGCACCTAATGCACTTTCTGATACTAAGCATTTCAATAATATTTGTGCCGATGTACCTAACGGCACGGCTGTTGATGTGATTGCGGCGCATGCCGCACCGTGGAGCAGTTTTTTTTATCGTGGTACCGAGGGAACAGGAACAATCACTAAGTTATCACTAGCTCAGTTGACTGAGTTTGGTCTCACTCCAAATGAAGAGTTTCTGAGGCGAGGTTTGGGAGCGAAAGATTCCCATGGTGACAGCTATTATGGAAGCGAATATAGAGTCCTTCTGCTGGATGTTGTTGTGAATAAAGGACGAGATGATAACCCCGCTGAAGGTAATCTATTTGTACTAAATCAGGGATGTGAAAGATATATTGGTTGGAGTAAGGGGGAGTTTTTAACACAAGCAAGTTGCTGGATTAATGTGTTGGAACAAACTGGTGATTTGCGATTTTATCCATCGAGAAACCGCTCCGCAGATATTCTCGTCTCTGGCTCAGATGCAGGTAAAGGGTGGCAATATAAGTCGAATAGAAGAACTGGCTGGGGTGGCTGTCATCAGCCGTATTTTAGAGGGCTTGGCAGTATGAAGGTGGCCATTGCGTTGCCTTATGTTGGTACGGGCGATCATGGTGACAATATGATCTGGGCTGATAGTGTCGGCCACCCATACACTCACGTAGGTCCAACTTTAAGCGAAGGAGCATAAACATGGCGATTTTAAAATTAAAAACAACAGGTAAAGCGATTGCTGGTGGTATTGTTGATGATGCACACGCGGCACATCTTGCAAAAGAAGCTGAAGTTGATTTCGCTTTATGTGAAATCGAATATAGCCCTAAAGAAATCAGTGAGTTAAGACGCAAACATTACAGCGCCAACACCGATTTCTTATTCTTTGACTATATGGCTGCGGTTACTGAATATGGTGAAACCTCAGAAAAAGCTGTGGCAGCAAAGCAGGCTTGGATGAATAAGCGCGCCGAAATTAAGTCAACACTGCCAAACCTTTAAACATCAAATTACACGGCTCCTGAAGGGAGTCGTGTTACAACAGGCCCCATTATGTCTTTAACTAACTTCAGTGCGGTCAGTCTTAGTCAATTACCCGCATCCGATTTACTTGAACCCGTTGAATTTAAATCGCTTTATAACGAACTAAAGCAAGCCGTAGAGCACGCCTGCCCGGAACTTTCTGAGCTACTACCTAGCGACCCCATCGTCAAGCTGATGGAAGTCTTTGCTTATCGAGAGCTGCTATTACGTCAACAGATTAATGAAGGCGCACAGCAGGTGTTGCTGGCAAAAGCCACGAGCAGTGAACTCGATTATCTGGGTAATCGTTTTGCGGTGATACGAGAAGCTGGGGAGAGTGATGAGCGCTTTCGAGCGCGTATTCAATTGGCACTAGAAGGGTTTAGTACAGCAGGGCCAATTGGTGCTTATTGTTTTCACACGCTTAAAGCCTTACCTCAAGTTAAGGATGTTTTTGTTGAGTCTCCCGAATTTGAGCTGCTTCAGGTCGAGCCGCCATTATCAGACTTAGTACCAGAGCATACGAAATTGCTGCATTGTAGCCATGCCGCTAGGCTTCTAGATGCCGCGCCGGGAGATGTTGCCATAACGGTGCTGACAGATAGAGGCAATGGCATACCAAATCAAGACGAAATCACAGCAATTACAGAGCATTTGTTTCATGAAGACATTAGGCCTCTGACAGATAGGCCACGAGTGCTCTCAGCTGAGGTAAAAGAATTTACCCTCCGCGCCACACTTTATTTATATCCAGGCCCCGATGAAGAAAAAGTGAAATCTACGGTAGAGCAAAGCGTGCAGCAATGGTTAAAAACACATCATAAACTTAATCATGATATTCGGTTGTCTGGGCTTTATAGTGCGCTACACCAAGCAGGTGTGCAACGTGTTGAGCTGCTCTCACCTACCGCCGACATTATCAATACCCCTTGGCAGGCTGCGTTTTGTACACAAGTGGAGATAAACATTGCAGGAAGAGATATTTAATACACTATTACCGCACGCAAGCACTAAGCTTGAGCATGCGCTGGCAAAGGCGCTAAGTAAAGTTTCCGCGACTCCTATTCCACTCGGTAGCCTTTGGGATCCATGGCGATGTCCCGAGCATTTTTTACCTTGGCTTGCGGATGCACTCAGTGTGGACTTTTGGGATAGCGCTTGGCCAATTGAAGTGAAGCGCAAGATTATAGCGAATAGCGTGCCCGATCATCGAATAAAAGGGACGGTTAGTGCGATAAAAAGCGCGCTATCCACTCTAGCCGCAAAAGTTGAGCTTAAAGAGTGGTGGCAACAAGAAAATCCTCACGCGTTTACGCCGCATTCTGCACAGATCATTGCGTTGGCCGCTCAGAACCTAGACCCAGCAGGCAGCACGTTACTGACTCCTAAGTTGCAGGCACAACTTTGGCAAGCAGTGGTGATGACAAAACCATGTCGCAGCCAAATTAGTTTGCGTGTAGGTGTACAGCAAAGTACAAGCTTATCGCTCAATACAGTCAGTCAGTCTGCGAGTCTCCAGCGAACGTGGATGCCTCAACACACAGATAATGTTGCAAATTTAAGCCAGTTGTATCTTGCTGGAACTTCTGTTTTGCAAGGGGTGGGCAAAATATCCGGTGAAGTGCGCTCTGATCTCAAAAGTGCTTCCAGTCTTTATGTTCACGCCGCGCCCTTTGCTATCCAAATCCAGCGACAGTCGTTTTATTGCTATTAATACCTAAACACGCTCAAGCTACTGCAAAAACAAACTTGAAGATTAACAGACTCTAAAGGAATGACTCATGGAACAATTTACGCCGCTTATTACGCAGGCGGGATTAAACGCGGCCGTTAATGCCAAAGCCAATGGTTTTACCATTGATATTAGCGCGATTGCGGTAGGCACTTCTGGCTATACGCCATCTCGTAGCCAAACTAGGCTGCGAGGTGAAAAAAATCGCGTGGCGATTGCCGGCGGGCA
Coding sequences within it:
- a CDS encoding baseplate assembly protein, with product MSLTNFSAVSLSQLPASDLLEPVEFKSLYNELKQAVEHACPELSELLPSDPIVKLMEVFAYRELLLRQQINEGAQQVLLAKATSSELDYLGNRFAVIREAGESDERFRARIQLALEGFSTAGPIGAYCFHTLKALPQVKDVFVESPEFELLQVEPPLSDLVPEHTKLLHCSHAARLLDAAPGDVAITVLTDRGNGIPNQDEITAITEHLFHEDIRPLTDRPRVLSAEVKEFTLRATLYLYPGPDEEKVKSTVEQSVQQWLKTHHKLNHDIRLSGLYSALHQAGVQRVELLSPTADIINTPWQAAFCTQVEINIAGRDI
- a CDS encoding phage tail protein I; this encodes MQEEIFNTLLPHASTKLEHALAKALSKVSATPIPLGSLWDPWRCPEHFLPWLADALSVDFWDSAWPIEVKRKIIANSVPDHRIKGTVSAIKSALSTLAAKVELKEWWQQENPHAFTPHSAQIIALAAQNLDPAGSTLLTPKLQAQLWQAVVMTKPCRSQISLRVGVQQSTSLSLNTVSQSASLQRTWMPQHTDNVANLSQLYLAGTSVLQGVGKISGEVRSDLKSASSLYVHAAPFAIQIQRQSFYCY